The genomic segment GCCGTACGGCGGCGTCCGCGCCGTCGCGTTCCTGCCCGCCGCGCTGCTCACCCACCTGGAGCCCGCCGCACCGGAGCCACAGATCGAGCTGACACCCGTGACCGAGACCGCCCCCGCCCTCCGCCGTGCTCCTGCCGACGACACCCCCGACGACACCACCGAAGGCGGTCTGCCCAAACGCCGCCGGCGCACCCCCAAGCGGACGGCCGCCCCCGAGCCGGAGCCCGCGACGGCCGAGGAGATCCCCGGCCGCTCACCCGAGGAGAACGCCCGCATCATGGGCGCCTTCGCCCGCGGCACCCGCTTCGGCCGGGCGGCGGGACGCATCCTCGACGAGGACGAGTACGGTCCCGACCCCACCGCCGGCCCCGCGCGGACCACCCCCCACGAGAACGAAGGGACCCCCCACGCATGATCGAGCCCACGACGAACGAGCTGGGCTGGATGCTCGACGACGTACTGAAGGTGCCCGAGGCCCGCCACGCCATCCTGCTCTCCGCCGACGGCATGCTGCGGGCCCACTCCGCCGACATCGGCCGCGACGACGCCGAGCGCCTCGCGGCCGGGCTCTCCGGACTTCAGTCGATCAGCCGCAGCACCTCCGAGTTCTGCGGCTCGGCCGACAGCCCGTGGCGGCAGACCCTGATCGAGTTCGGGCACGGCTTCGTCTTCCTCGTCGCGGCCGGCGAGGGTGCCTATCTCGCGGTGTCCACCGGCGACGAGGTCGACATGGAGGCGGTGACGTACCGCATGCACAAGCTCGTCGACCGGCTCGGCAAGGTGCTGACCAGCCCGGCGCGGCTGGACACGGGCAGCAGGGCATGACGCCCCGCCGCCGGCCCGAGGGGCGTCTGGTGCGGTCGTACGTCGTCACCGGCGGCCGCGCCCACCCGACCCGCAACACCCTGGACCTGGTCACGCTGCTGATCGCGACCACCGACCTGTCGCTGGCCGGCCTCACCCCCGAGATGCGCCGGATGATGGAGCTGTGCCGCCCCGGCGCGCTCTCCCTCGCCGAGGTCGCCGGCCATCTGCACCTCCCGGTCAGCGTGACCAAGGTCCTGGTCGCCGACCTCATGGACAGCGGCCACATCGTCACCCGCGCACCGATCCCGGCCGCCCGGCCGTCCGACGCCAGAATCCTCCAGGAGGTCCTCGATGGGCTCCGCGCCCGCCTCTGACGACGTCTACCTGCGGCCGACGGTGAAGACAGCGGTCAAGCTGCTCGTCGTCGGTCACTTCGCGGTCGGCAAGACCACGTTCGTCGGCACGCTCTCCGAGATCCGGCCGCTGCGCACCGAGGAGGTCATGACCGAGGCCGGCGCCCTGGTCGACGACCTCGCCGGCACCCGCGACAAGACCACCACCACGGTCGCCATGGACTTCGGCCGGCTCACCCTCAACGACTCCCTGGTGCTGTACCTGTTCGGCGCCCCCGGGCAGCAGCGCTTCACCAAGCTCTGGCAGGACATGACCCGGGGCGCCCTCGGCGCGCTGGTCCTCGCCGACACCCGGCGTCTGTCCCACTCCTTCGACGTGATGGGCGTCCTGGAGGAGCTGGACCTGCCGTACGCCGTCGCCGTCAACGACTTCGACGGCGCCCCCGTGCACGACCTGGACGAGGTGCGCGAGGCCCTCGACCTGCTCGACGAGACCCCGCTGGTGCGCTGCGACGCCCGCGACCCGGAGTCCTCCACCCGGGCCCTGATCTCCCTCGTCGAGTACCTGCTGAGCCGCGAGACCGAACTGGAGCACGCGTGACCCCCGCATCGCCGTCCGGCCCGCCCCCGGGCTGCCCGGCCCACCAGCCCATGTACGGACCGGAGTTCGCCGCCGACCCGGCCGCGTTCTACCGGCGGGCACGCGCGACCGGACCGACCACCCCCGTCGAACTGGCCCCCGGCGTACGCGCCACCCTCGTCACCTCCTACGAGGCCGCCCTGCACGTACTGCGGAGCACGGAGACCTTCGCCAAGGACCCGCGCCGCTGGAACGACCTCAACGACGGCACCGTCCCTCCGGACAGTCCCGTCGTCCCGATGATGATGTACCGGCCCAACGCCCTGTTCTCCGACGGCGAGGAGCACCGAAGGCTGCGCGGCGCCATCACCGACAGCCTGGCCCGGGTCGAGCCCAACACCCTGCGCGGCTACGTCGAGCGCAGTGCCGACACCCTCATCGACCGGTTCGCGCCCACCGGCAAGGCCGACCTCCTCGGTGAGTACGCCCAGGTCCTGCCCCTGCTCGTCTTCAACCACCTCTTCGGCTGCCCGGCCGAGCTCGGGCTGAAGCTGGTCGAGGGCATGTCCGGCATCTTCGACGGGGTGGACGCCGAGCGGGCCAACGAACTGCTCACCGCCACGCTCTTCCAGCTGGTCACGCTGAAGCGGAGGCAGCCCGGACCGGACGTGACGTCGTGGCTGACCCTGCACCCGGCGCGGCTCACGGACGAGGAGATGATCCACACCCTCGTCGTCCTCATGGGCGCGGGCACCGAGCCGCAGCAGAACCTCATCGCCAACGCCCTGCGTCTGCTGTTGTCCGACGACCGCTTCGCCGGAGACCTGTCCGGCGGCAGCCTGCCCGTCGAGGACGCCCTCGACGAGGTGCTGTGGACCGACCCGCCGATGGCCAACTACGCCGTGCACTACCCGAAGCGGGACGTGATGTACGAGGGCGCGCTGCTGAAGGCAGGCGACCCGCTCGTCGTCTCGCTGGCCGCCGCCAACACCGACCCCGCCCTGACGCACGATCAGCGGGCGGGCAACCGGGCCCACCTGGCGTGGAGCGCGGGCCCGCACAACTGCCCCGCGCAGAGCGAGGCCCGGCTGATCGCGTCGGTGGCGGTGGAGAAGCTCCTCGACCGGCTCCCGGACGTCGAACTCGCCGTACCGGTAGGGGCGTTGGAGTGGCGTCCGGGTCCGTTCCACCGGGCGCTGGCCGCGCTGCCGGTGACGTTCCCGCCGGCGGCCGTGGTCGGTGCCACGGCCGAGGCGCCCGCGTCTCCCGAGAGCCGTGCGGCGGGGCCGTACGGCAGCGGTTCCGGCGCCCGACCGCCGGAGCCCACCCGCCCGAAGAGCGGATGGGCCCGGCTGCTGGCCTGGTGGCGCGGCGAGTAGCCGCAGTGTCGGCGGGCCTGACGGACGCGGGCGTCCGTCAGGCCCTGCGGACGGGGAGGCGGCGGTGGCCGTTGGAGATGAACGACTCCACGTGTCCCAACTCCTCTTGCGTGGCGCTCAGTTCGAGCGACGGGAAGCGCTCGAAGAGCGCCGGGAGCGCGATCCGGGCCTCCATGCGGCCGAGCGGGGCGCCCAGGCAGTGGTGCACCCCGTGGCCGAAGGCGAGGTGCTCCTTGTCGGTACGGGTGACGTCGAAGACGTCGGCGTCCTTCCCGTGCCGCTCGGGGTCCCGTCCGGCGGCCGCGTACGAGGCCAGGATCGTCTCGCCCTTGGCGATCACCACGCCCTCCGGGCCGCCGAACTCGGCGAGGTCGAGGTCCTCCACGGCGTAGCGCAGCGGAAGGCTCGCCACCGGCGCCTGTACCCGCAGCGTCTCCTCGATCACGTCGTCCCAGGTCGCGCGGCCCTCCCGGACATGGGCGAGCTGCTCGGGGTGGGTCAGCAGGGCGTGCACGGCCTGGTCCAGGAGGTTGACCGTGGTCTCGTGCCCGGCGCTGACCACCAGCACCAGGGTGTCGAGCAGTTCCTGCTCGCTGAGCCGGGTGTCGTCCTCGTGACGGGCCGCGATCAGCCCGCTGGTGAGGTCGTCGCCCGGCGACTCCCGCTTGACGGCGACGAGTTCGCCCAGCACGCCGTACATCCGCTCGTAGGCGGCGGTCATCTCACCGGGCTCGGCGGACGTGTCGAACAGCTTGTCCACCAACTCCTTCAGCACCAGCCCACGTTCCTCGGGCAGCCCGAACAGCTCGCTGATCACCTGGATCGGCAGCGGGTAGCAGAACTCCTGTCGCAGATCGACCGTGTCCCCGCGCCGGAAGCCCTCCTCGACGCGGTCGAGCAGTTGCCCGGTGATCTCCTCGATGCGCGGCCGCAGCGCGGCCGTCCGGCGCGCGGTGAACGCCTTGGAGACCAGGATCCGCAGCCGTTTGTGGTCACCGCCGTACGCGGTGAACATGTTCTGCACCGCGATCCAGGCGAACAGCGGCCACTCCGGGGTGATCTCACCGGCGGCGAACCTCGGCCAGTGCTGTCGCGGGTCCTTGGACACCCGGGGGTCGGTGAGCAGTCGCTTGAGCAGGTCGGGGCTGCTGACGGCCCAGGCCTCGACATCGTGCGGCCCCGGCAGCACGACCCGGGTCGCCGGACCCGTCTCGCGGATACGGGCGGCCTCACCGTGGATGTCACGGCCGGTCGCGTCAATCACCAGGGGGCTCGGGTGGCCCATGGGGGTCCTCCTGCGGTCGAATACAGTCCAACAGCACAACGTGAGCACAACGTAGAAGCCCGGTCACGCTACGGCTTGGTGGCGTCGCCGGGCGAGATCACCTGGCGCGTGCTGCGTACGACGGCAACTTCCCTGCGCGTACTCGCAAGTCGGCTCCCGGACCGGCTCCTAGGATCGGGCGCACCCCCCCATGAAGAGCCGGTGAGTGCCATGACTGTCAGCAGGGCCCCGCGCTGGATGTGCTCCTACAGCCCCGAAGTTCGCACCGTGCCGGCCGGGCGCTGGTGGAACGCCGTCCGGGTACCGGTCGCCCTCGGCGCACTCGCGCTCGAGTCCCTCGGGGACGACACCGGCGCCGTCATCAAGGACGGCTACGGCGGCATCATGTACTGGCTGGTTCCCCCGGGCGACGGCTCCGCGTGGCGCCTGCCCGACGTCCAGGTCCTCGGCCGGGGCAGCCATGTGGCGGTCCCGCCCCTGCGCCGTACCTCGGGCCCCGGCCTCTACTGGCGCGTCCCACTCTCGAACGACAGCTACTGGACCGACGCCGAACGCCTCCGCGCGGCCCTGACGGCGGCGGTCACGACCACCTTGTGAACGCCGAACCGTTCCTGGGGACTGGGCGGGTGTGAGCCCGTTCGGCCGCGCGCCCCGAACGGTCTTGGGCGAGCTGGTCCCCGGCGTACTCGACCCCGGGGCAGCGACACGCATCCTGTGCGTGGTCCGATCCCGGGAGGCCCCCGCGGCCGGAGGCCGCTGATGAACACAGCCCTGCGCGACCTGGGCAATTGGGTACGGCCAGTGGCGACGGGGAGGCCCCGGACCATCTCTCTGGTGGAGCGGGGGCCCCGCACGCCGGCGCCGTATCCGGCGTCCCAGAGCGCGTGATCACGTTGACCCGGACGGTCCAGGGCGCCACAAGCCAGGAAGCCGACCATCACACGATCGAGTCAATGCGGCCCCGTGCGCTCTTCGGCGAGCAGTTGCCTACCCCGCGCCTTTCGGGGGCGCGGGGTAGCTGCGCGGACGACCACTGGACGACCGGCACTCGCCGAACGGCCTCAACCGCCGAGTTTCGCGGCGTGCTGTTCCGGCTGCCCGGCGGAGCGCTTCCGCCGGGGCTCCTGATCCGGCAGCCAGCCGAAGGCGAGTGTGCTGCCCACCGCGCCCATCAGCAGGCCCACGACGAACCCGCCGATGTTGGACGTGAGCCAGGTGCCCAGCGAGAGCATGATCCCGAGGATGGAGTAGAACAGGCGCTGAGTGGGGTTGAAGAGGATCAGCGACCCGCACACGATCATCAGCGAGGGCAGGAGGTAGCCCGCCAGCCCCTGCATTCCGATCTTCAGGATGACCGGCAGCGGCGCCTTCATGGTCAGCAGGATCTCGGCGCCGCCCAGCACCAGCAACAGGCCCCCGGCGAACGGCCGGTGCCCTCTCCATTCCCGGAATCGGCTCACTGCGGGCAGCCCTCGCTCGTGAACCTCATGTGCAGGTCGGGGAGCTTGAAGACGGCCGCGGTGGCGGCATAGTTGTGCTGGTACAGATCGGTGATGGTGACCGAGTCGGCCTGCTGGCCGTAGACACCGGGCGGACCCTGCTGGTCGACCTTGTCGAACGTGCTGGAGTCACGGCCGATCTCGATGTTGTTGAACGAGGCGTCGCCCTTGATCTCGTCGGAGTCGATCGCCAGGTTCTTCACGCTCACCGGCGTGGACTTGTTGCCGGCGGTGAGGACCAGCTGGATGCCGCCGAGGTCGACGCTCTGGCACAGGTTCGTCAGCTTGCCGCTCTTCACGACCGAGGTCACGACCAGCACCTGACC from the Streptomyces sp. NBC_00310 genome contains:
- a CDS encoding GTP-binding protein, with protein sequence MGSAPASDDVYLRPTVKTAVKLLVVGHFAVGKTTFVGTLSEIRPLRTEEVMTEAGALVDDLAGTRDKTTTTVAMDFGRLTLNDSLVLYLFGAPGQQRFTKLWQDMTRGALGALVLADTRRLSHSFDVMGVLEELDLPYAVAVNDFDGAPVHDLDEVREALDLLDETPLVRCDARDPESSTRALISLVEYLLSRETELEHA
- a CDS encoding roadblock/LC7 domain-containing protein codes for the protein MIEPTTNELGWMLDDVLKVPEARHAILLSADGMLRAHSADIGRDDAERLAAGLSGLQSISRSTSEFCGSADSPWRQTLIEFGHGFVFLVAAGEGAYLAVSTGDEVDMEAVTYRMHKLVDRLGKVLTSPARLDTGSRA
- a CDS encoding cytochrome P450 family protein, which translates into the protein MGHPSPLVIDATGRDIHGEAARIRETGPATRVVLPGPHDVEAWAVSSPDLLKRLLTDPRVSKDPRQHWPRFAAGEITPEWPLFAWIAVQNMFTAYGGDHKRLRILVSKAFTARRTAALRPRIEEITGQLLDRVEEGFRRGDTVDLRQEFCYPLPIQVISELFGLPEERGLVLKELVDKLFDTSAEPGEMTAAYERMYGVLGELVAVKRESPGDDLTSGLIAARHEDDTRLSEQELLDTLVLVVSAGHETTVNLLDQAVHALLTHPEQLAHVREGRATWDDVIEETLRVQAPVASLPLRYAVEDLDLAEFGGPEGVVIAKGETILASYAAAGRDPERHGKDADVFDVTRTDKEHLAFGHGVHHCLGAPLGRMEARIALPALFERFPSLELSATQEELGHVESFISNGHRRLPVRRA
- a CDS encoding DUF6230 family protein, which encodes MASSSDATASTNERPEGPEASGRRGRVRLKRAAVMAVPATAVAAGLMILTAQGALGVQFAISGMPFVVTADKLEGNGFAQFGSLDHMIENSPNQGDTGGQVLVVTSVVKSGKLTNLCQSVDLGGIQLVLTAGNKSTPVSVKNLAIDSDEIKGDASFNNIEIGRDSSTFDKVDQQGPPGVYGQQADSVTITDLYQHNYAATAAVFKLPDLHMRFTSEGCPQ
- a CDS encoding DUF6114 domain-containing protein, which encodes MSRFREWRGHRPFAGGLLLVLGGAEILLTMKAPLPVILKIGMQGLAGYLLPSLMIVCGSLILFNPTQRLFYSILGIMLSLGTWLTSNIGGFVVGLLMGAVGSTLAFGWLPDQEPRRKRSAGQPEQHAAKLGG
- a CDS encoding DUF742 domain-containing protein codes for the protein MTPRRRPEGRLVRSYVVTGGRAHPTRNTLDLVTLLIATTDLSLAGLTPEMRRMMELCRPGALSLAEVAGHLHLPVSVTKVLVADLMDSGHIVTRAPIPAARPSDARILQEVLDGLRARL
- a CDS encoding cytochrome P450, which produces MYGPEFAADPAAFYRRARATGPTTPVELAPGVRATLVTSYEAALHVLRSTETFAKDPRRWNDLNDGTVPPDSPVVPMMMYRPNALFSDGEEHRRLRGAITDSLARVEPNTLRGYVERSADTLIDRFAPTGKADLLGEYAQVLPLLVFNHLFGCPAELGLKLVEGMSGIFDGVDAERANELLTATLFQLVTLKRRQPGPDVTSWLTLHPARLTDEEMIHTLVVLMGAGTEPQQNLIANALRLLLSDDRFAGDLSGGSLPVEDALDEVLWTDPPMANYAVHYPKRDVMYEGALLKAGDPLVVSLAAANTDPALTHDQRAGNRAHLAWSAGPHNCPAQSEARLIASVAVEKLLDRLPDVELAVPVGALEWRPGPFHRALAALPVTFPPAAVVGATAEAPASPESRAAGPYGSGSGARPPEPTRPKSGWARLLAWWRGE